The region AACCCCGCACGGGCGGCTGAGTCACTGCCCCGGCTGCGTATTCGCAGGCTGAGGACATATCTGGGTAAAGGGCATCTTGTATCTAGCGAGAGCCCTGGGCCCGGGCCAGCTCTCATCTCCTGGGAGGAGGAGACATCGCTCcaagctgtgtcaggggaaggGCTTGCCACCTGCTTGCACTTGCTGCGGGAGACTGGTGGAGAGGGAAGCTGCTCTGAAggtaactttcttttttccttctttttttttttaatgagtcatCTGCTTTCTTGGTCAGGATTGGGGCTGCGTCACGCAGCTGTGGCAGCGGACAGGGAAGGGCATATTTTAACGGTTGCAAGGGAACCTTGGTGCCTCCTTCGGCTAGACAGGGACTGCCGGCAGATGTCTTGTCCTGACTAAAGAGAGAAAGGCTGCTCCTGGGAAGCTGGATGAAACCTCTGCCACCTTTCCTCCTGTTTCTGCAATGCCTTGTCGTAACAGGGAAGATGGGCACAGGCTGGCTCCAGGCACGcagctctgcttccagctgcCTGTCCACCAAGGCCATGGTCATCTCTGTGTTTTGGCTCCTTGGGAGCATGGGAGCATCCCTGTGAGCAGAAGGTGGGATGACTGGTGGGTTTAAGGGTATCTCTGAGCAAGGAGAAAGCACCCGCAGAACAGGATCTACCTACCATCCCCAGAGACGCTGGGTTGTCATGAGAGCTGCCCGTTGGTGGACCCTGCGCAGGTAGGATGGGGCATCAGAACGTGGGAGCCCTGAGCAGTCACGTTGGGACCAGAAGGTGATGCAAGGAGGAGAACATCTCCTAACCTTGCTCTGGGTGGAACATTTCTTGATGGTCTTGATACCCCATGTCGAGTGTTCCCTGGCCTGAGCAGCCCTCAATGGCCCCGTAGTGAGCTGTGTCCTGCTGCTCTCTTCCCACAGCACTGAGCCATGGAGAGGATGCAGCAGGTCGTTGGGCGGGCGAGAGCTGCCTTTAACTCGGGCCGGTGCCGCTCACTGGAAttcaggctgcagcagctgaaggCCCTGGAACAGATggtgcaggagaaggagaaggagatcCTGGCAGCCATCAAGGCGGATCTGCACAAGGTCTGGGTCAGGGGGTTTCGTTTCTCCCATCAGCCATGCGCAGATGGTGGTCAACTCTGAGGGAAGCAGCAACCCCAAGGACTGCCTGTGCCCCACCAGATTATTTTTACTGATGTCCCCCATCATCCTGCATGACTTTGCCCTGCCTCCTCGGGCTGCTGTAGTGGGTGTGGGAGGTGGTTGCCTTTGCCATCCCCTCCCCAAGCTGTCTGTCATTGCAGTGTGGGCCCAACGCGTACAACCACGAGATCCTGGgcgtgctgggggagctggcccTGGCTATGGACAAGCTGCCATCCTGGGCAGCCCCTCAGCCTGTGAAGAAGAACCTGCTGACGATGCGGGACGAGGCCTACATCTGCCCTGAGCCACTGGGGGTGGTGCTGGTCATCGGGGCCTGGAACTACCCCTTTGTCCTGGTCATGCAGCCTTTGATCGGGGCCATCGCAGCAGGTGGGGACCCGTCGCAGCCCCTGTCTTTCCTGGGGCCATGGGTgggtgctgcaggagagcagcatgAGGGCTCAGTGTCCGTGCTGCATTTGTGTTGTAGGCAATGCCGTGGTGGTGAAGCCATCGGAGATCAGCGAGAACACAGCTCAGCTGGTGGCAGATCTCCTCCCCCAGTACCTTGACCAGGTGAGTGTTGCCTGGTGTCCCTCCCTGGGTTTCTTTGCACCATGGGGATGCGCTGGGTTGAGGTGACCCCAACACTCTCCCCCTGCAGGAGCTGTACCCTGTGGTCACTGGAGGAGTACCTGAGACAACAGCCCTGCTGACCCAGAGGTTCGATCACATCCTTTACACCGGCAACTCCACAGTGGGCAAAATCGTGATGGCAGCGGCTGCCAAGCACCTGACGCCCGTCACCCTGGAGCTGGGCGGGAAGAGCCCCTGCTACATCGACAAGGACTGTGACCTGGCCGTCGCCTGCAGGTCAGGCAGTTGCAAGCCCTGGGTGGGCCATTGTCCCTGGACTGTGGGTGTCGCTGAGGTGTTGTTGTGTGGGGTGTGGAGGGGACTGACTGTGGAGAAAGCATCTCGCGTTCTCTCGTAGGCGGATAACGTGGGGGAAGTACATGAACTGTGGGCAAACCTGCATCGCCCCGGACTACATCCTCTGTGACCCATCCATCCAGAGCAAAGTGGTGGAGAACATCAAGGCAACTCTGCAGGTGCGGGTGGAGTTCCTCGTGCTGTGGGAGTTGTCCCCGTTGCAGCTCAGGTGTGAGTTTTGTGGCTGCAGCCCTGGAGCTGTGGCTGTTGTGAAGGTGTGTTGAGCGCTTTGGTTGTGCTGTGCCCTTTGGCAGGAATTCTATGGAGAAGACGTGAAGTCGTCTCCGGATTACGAAAGGATCATAAACAAGCGTCACTTCAGGAGGATCGTGGGCCTGCTGGAAGGGCAGAAGGTTGCTCACGGGGGAGAGACTGATGAGACCTCCTGCTTCATAGGTGCTTGTGGCAGCTGTTGGGGTGGAGAGGTGTTGGTGGGTGCCTTCTGGGGGCCGTGCGTGTCTGTGGCTCGCTTGGTGCGTGTTGAACGCAGGCCGTGCCCAGGACGAGGTCCTGCGATGGAGCCCgtcttctgtgctgctcacgCCATCTCTTGCCTTCCTGTTTGCCTCAGCACCAACTATCCTCACCGACGTTTCTCCGGAGTCAAAGGTGATGGAGGAGGAGATCTTTGGACCGGTCCTCCCCATTCTGACCGTGAAGAGCGTGGACGAAGCCATTGAGTTCATCAATCGTCGGGAGAAGCCCCTTGCCCTGTACGTCTTCTCGAACGACAAGAAGGTGGGTCTGGGCTGTGCTCCCCTGCAGAGGTGACTGCGCAGTTTGATCCTGAATGTGGCCAGTCCCAGGCACGGCTCCCCGCAGGTTCCAAGTTGGCTCCTCTTTGCTTGTGAATCGCAGCGTTTGGCTCACAGGGGCCACAAAGCCACAagtgtccccagagctgctggagccTCCCATTCTCCTGCTAAAGGACTCTGGGTTTGCATAGCTCTCCACATGCCTCAGCCAGCCAGCCCATGCTCATGGATGCTAGTTCCTTCCACGTCTCCTGCCCCCGCTCCAGGCTCTGTTGTGCCAGCTCAGGAATTTAGGTCAGGGCTTTGCCCTGGAACAACAGCCCCGGGCGGTTTGGGTGGGAGGGCTGAGGAGCACCCCAGGCTCTGACCTGTCCCACTGGGTTGGAGCCTTTTCATTTCGTGGCTGTTGCAGCTGGGCAGATCCTGTGCTAAAGTATTGCAAACCCGGCCTCTCTGAAGGAACAAGGCACAGCCTGGTACCCTCCACAAAGGGAGAAGCAAACCTTGGCACCCACCTGCTCTGGTAAACACTGTGGTGTTTGTGGCCCGTCTTGATTTCCCTCTCTTCTGTGCCATCTCTTGTTCTGGGTAGCTGATCAGACGGGTGATATCGGAGACCTCCAGTGGCGGCGTGACAGCCAATGACGTCTTCATGCACGCTTTGGTTCCAGATCTGCCCTTCGGCGGTGTGGGTACGTCCCTGTTCCAGCCCATAGGCCTGGTTTCAGTCTCCCAGCAGCAACCTCTGACCCAGGTGCCATCATACACATTTGGCAATTCAGGAACTTTCAGCTGCATTTTCCCATTAATATTATTTTCACTGGTGGTTTCCTTTGTAAAACGGCTCATTAGTGGTTGGAGCAGTGTTGGTGCCAGTGGGAGAGGAAAACCCTCTGGCACATCTGTCTGCAGGTCTGGTTCTCCGGTGCCGGGGTATGGGGTGAAGTTGCCTGTGGCCAAGCAGATGGTTGAGTTTCCACGGTCACTGTCAGGCCCATGGTTTTGTAGCAGAGACAACTGGTCTGTAGGTAGAGGGCTGAGGTTTTGGGTGTTTCTGATGGCAGGTTGCTGAATGTCCTCCTTACGTCCCACTGCTTGTTcctcctgtcccccaccccaGTGTAAATTATGTGGGAGAAGCAGGACTggccctggagaagagagggctggTGCCATTAACATTCCAAGGCTGGGTGCACACAACCAGCCTGAGCCCCGGTTGAAGGCAGTGAGCAGGTCCTCATTTATTTCTGGGTAGTTATTAAAGCTGCTCTTTGCTTCTCTGCCCTtgaggagcagagcagctgctccaggtgtGAGAAGCACCACGACCAAGCTTTCCCTGTGTCCTGAGGGCTGCCAAACAGAATTTAAGAAATACAGCTGTCCCTGTGCATGGAGTGACCTGCCTGGGTTGTGTCCCTCAGGTAACAGCGGGATGGGCGCCTACCACGGCAAGTACAGCTTTGAGACCTTCTCCCACCGCCGCGCCTGCTTGATCAAGGACCTGAAGATGGAGGTTGTGAACAAACTCCGGTACCCGCCTGGCAGCCAGAAGAAGCTGGATTGGGCCAAGTTCTTCCTCTTGAAGCAGTTTAACAAGGGCCGAGTGGGTCTGGCCATCTTGGCCCTGCTGGGGATTGTGGCAGCGGTGGTGGCAACAGTGAGCTTTGGCTCTCTGCTGTCTGCATGAGTGCGTGTTCCCGACGCCGGAGCCCCGGCCTGCTCTCAGCCTCCGTTGCCCCATTGCCTCaggctctgccccctccctgtTGGCCTCAgccttgtttctctgcctctccagGTGGTGTCCTCTGGATGAGGCAGGTGGTCAGCAGTTGGCAAAGCTCCAGACCAGTAACCAGCCGCTCACTCCCTGCAGTCTTCATGCTGAACTCTTTTTTTgctgccatttcttttctttcaagtcaGCCAATGCCCTCAAGAGGTAGAAGCAAATGAAAGCCACCTAAAGCAGAGAAGCCCTGAGTTGgaggctccagctcctgctcaaaCACAGGAATCAGTTCAGACCTCAGCAACGAGTGGTGCCAGATGGAAGGAGGCGGCATCTGCCCTGCTTTGCAATCAGGAGCCCATCTAAAAGCTCTCGGGAAGGGAGGAATCGTTTGTCGCAAGGGTATCAAAACAAAGCGAGTTGTCACTGAGCCTGTTATCTACAGAACACATCGCGTGATCCCCATAGAAAGCTGTCTCATACCAGCAATAAGCCTAACAAAATGTGGGTTTTACTGATGGGTACAGTCAGGCTGGTtgtccccagcagcctgcccagagcagagggaaaggccTTCCAAGAACCTGCAGCATCCATCC is a window of Larus michahellis chromosome 7, bLarMic1.1, whole genome shotgun sequence DNA encoding:
- the LOC141746739 gene encoding aldehyde dehydrogenase family 3 member A2-like; translation: MERMQQVVGRARAAFNSGRCRSLEFRLQQLKALEQMVQEKEKEILAAIKADLHKCGPNAYNHEILGVLGELALAMDKLPSWAAPQPVKKNLLTMRDEAYICPEPLGVVLVIGAWNYPFVLVMQPLIGAIAAGNAVVVKPSEISENTAQLVADLLPQYLDQELYPVVTGGVPETTALLTQRFDHILYTGNSTVGKIVMAAAAKHLTPVTLELGGKSPCYIDKDCDLAVACRRITWGKYMNCGQTCIAPDYILCDPSIQSKVVENIKATLQEFYGEDVKSSPDYERIINKRHFRRIVGLLEGQKVAHGGETDETSCFIAPTILTDVSPESKVMEEEIFGPVLPILTVKSVDEAIEFINRREKPLALYVFSNDKKLIRRVISETSSGGVTANDVFMHALVPDLPFGGVGNSGMGAYHGKYSFETFSHRRACLIKDLKMEVVNKLRYPPGSQKKLDWAKFFLLKQFNKGRVGLAILALLGIVAAVVATVSFGSLLSA